A section of the Lepus europaeus isolate LE1 chromosome 10, mLepTim1.pri, whole genome shotgun sequence genome encodes:
- the LOC133768409 gene encoding protein HP-25 homolog 2-like translates to MPGRGGRFLSVAIIALSLISAMADVGSPEMSKFCNRPGFPGIPGIPGPPGPVGARGPPGFPGLSGFPGAPGDIAKCSSPKPAFAVKFRDLLPGPSQPIIFKEALLNHQDHFNLTTGVFTCTNPGVYHFGLDIDLFRQVVKLGLMKNGVEVLEKEARAEDHNRHVSGSVILKLLMGDRIWLESKLDTTDTEKGLVQSVFYGHLLYENEEE, encoded by the exons AtgcctgggagaggagggagattTCTCTCGGTGGCCATCATAG CTTTGTCTCTTATATCAGCTATGGCTGATGTTGGCTCTCCAGAAATGTCAAAGTTCTGCAACAGACCAGGATTCCCAGGAATTCCAGGGATCCCAGGGCCGCCTGGTCCAGTTGGAGCAAGAG GACCCCCTGGCTTTCCAGGCCTATCAGGCTTTCCGGGGGCTCCAGGAGACATCGCAAAGTGTTCTTCACCCAAACCTGCCTTTGCAGTGAAGTTCAGAGAtctcctcccaggcccctcccagcccaTCATCTTCAAGGAAGCACTGCTTAACCATCAGGACCACTTCAACCTCACCACCGGAGTGTTCACCTGCACCAACCCTGGCGTGTATCACTTTGGCCTTGACATTGACTTGTTTCGGCAAGTTGTAAAGTTAGGGCTCATGAAAAACGGTGTTGAAGTCCTTGAGAAGGAAGCCAGGGCTGAGGACCACAATAGGCATGTTTCTGGAAGTGTCATCCTGAAGCTGTTAATGGGAGACAGGATCTGGTTGGAATCCAAGCTAGACACTACAGATACTGAGAAAGGATTGGTTCAAAGTGTGTTCTATGGGCATTTGCTCTATGAAAATGAGGAGGAGTAA
- the LOC133768411 gene encoding protein HP-25 homolog 1-like: MSGPRGRVLSVGTEGFRILALFTLLLAAGITSSKDPNQCGPPGPPGIPGPPGPPGPPGPMGPPGLMGVPGPRGLPGRVEKCPPTSAFSVKLNGSFPGPLQPIVFQEALYNHQDHFDLATGVFTCTVPGLYNFGFDIALFQNAVKVALMKNGLQVRDKQAEAKHSHEHVSGSSILQLEKGDRVWLESKLDKAESEKGATPTVFYGFLLYSD, translated from the exons ATGTCTGGGCCACGAGGAAGAGTCCTCTCTGTGGGCACGGAGG GTTTCCGGATTTTGGCCCTGTTCACTCTATTACTTGCAGCTGGTATCACATCTTCAAAAGATCCTAATCAATGTGGACCTCCAGGGCCTCCAGGAATTCCAgggcccccagggcctccagggcctCCAGGACCAATGGGTCCACCAG GACTCATGGGTGTACCTGGACCACGTGGGCTACCTGGGCGTGTTGAGAAGTGCCCGCCAACATCCGCCTTCTCTGTGAAGCTGAATGGGTCTTTTCCAGGACCCCTGCAGCCCATTGTCTTCCAGGAAGCTCTGTACAACCATCAGGACCACTTCGACCTGGCCACTGGAGTGTTCACCTGCACTGTTCCTGGTTTATACAACTTCGGCTTCGACATTGCCCTGTTTCAGAATGCTGTGAAAGTGGCTCTCATGAAGAATGGCCTCCAGGTCAGGGACAAGCAAGCGGAAGCCAAGCACAGCCATGAGCATGTGTCAGGAAGTTCCATCTTGCAGCTAGAGAAAGGGGACCGGGTCTGGCTGGAGTCTAAGCTGGACAAGGCAGAGTCTGAAAAAGGAGCCACTCCCACTGTCTTCTATGGGTTTTTGCTCTACAGTGATTGA